A DNA window from Desertibacillus haloalkaliphilus contains the following coding sequences:
- a CDS encoding proline--tRNA ligase — translation MRQSNFLIPTLRDVPADAEIASHQLMVRAGMIRQTASGIYSYLPFGKRVLKKVEEIIRDEMDAAGGQEVLMPAIQPAELWEESGRLGAYGPELIRLKDRHQRDFVLGPTHEEVITSLVRDDIKSYKKLPVNLYQIQTKYRDERRPRFGVLRSREFIMKDAYSFDTTIEGLDASYEQMYQAYTNIFKRCGLDFRAVVADSGAIGGTDTHEFMVLSEIGEDTIAYSDSSDFAANIEIAAVKAGSYARDEDEAPLEKIDTPNMKTIDELSRSLELDSAKIIKAVLFMVDEEPVLVLVRGDHEVNDLKLEKVFPGATVEVATPEQALEHMGVEIGYLGPIGAPTSVKVIADQDVQGVVNGLCGANETDKHFKNVNVGRDFEVEQFVDVRFIKEGDPSPDGQGTIKFAKGIEVGHVFKLGTKYSEALGATFLDENGKAQPMIMGCYGIGVSRTVAAIVEQSHDENGLVWPKEVTPFDIHLVAINSKNADQKELADQLYEQLRQDRFDVLYDDRPERAGVKFKDSDLLGLPIRVGVGKRAAEGIVEVKLRKSGEMFEVEVSNLKAFLEEQFLTLV, via the coding sequence ATGAGACAAAGTAATTTTTTAATTCCGACGTTACGAGATGTTCCAGCTGATGCAGAGATTGCAAGTCACCAGTTAATGGTGAGAGCTGGAATGATTCGTCAAACAGCATCAGGTATTTATTCATATTTACCTTTTGGGAAACGTGTGTTAAAAAAAGTAGAAGAAATTATTCGTGATGAGATGGATGCTGCAGGAGGGCAAGAAGTGTTAATGCCTGCGATTCAACCAGCGGAATTGTGGGAGGAGTCAGGCCGTCTTGGTGCCTATGGTCCAGAATTGATTCGTCTAAAGGATCGTCATCAACGTGATTTCGTACTAGGGCCGACACATGAAGAAGTGATCACTTCATTGGTCAGAGACGACATTAAATCATATAAAAAACTTCCTGTTAACCTCTATCAAATTCAAACGAAATATCGTGATGAACGTAGACCACGATTCGGTGTGCTCCGTTCAAGAGAATTTATTATGAAGGATGCCTATTCGTTTGACACAACAATCGAAGGCCTTGATGCTAGTTATGAACAAATGTATCAAGCATATACCAATATTTTTAAACGTTGTGGTTTAGATTTTCGCGCTGTTGTAGCAGACTCAGGTGCCATCGGTGGGACGGATACCCATGAATTTATGGTCTTATCAGAGATTGGTGAAGATACGATTGCCTATTCCGATTCATCTGATTTTGCAGCAAACATTGAAATAGCGGCTGTAAAAGCTGGATCTTACGCGCGGGATGAAGACGAAGCTCCGTTAGAGAAGATTGATACACCGAATATGAAAACCATTGACGAGCTGTCGCGTTCACTTGAACTTGATTCAGCCAAAATCATAAAAGCCGTGTTGTTTATGGTTGATGAAGAACCTGTTCTGGTACTCGTTCGTGGGGATCATGAGGTGAATGATCTTAAGCTAGAAAAAGTGTTCCCGGGAGCTACTGTTGAGGTTGCTACACCTGAGCAGGCGCTTGAGCATATGGGCGTTGAGATCGGTTATTTAGGTCCAATCGGAGCACCAACAAGTGTAAAGGTGATTGCTGATCAAGATGTACAAGGTGTCGTCAATGGTCTGTGTGGCGCAAATGAAACGGATAAACATTTTAAGAATGTCAATGTTGGACGTGACTTTGAGGTCGAGCAGTTTGTTGATGTCCGTTTTATTAAAGAGGGTGATCCTTCTCCTGATGGTCAAGGAACGATCAAATTTGCAAAAGGTATTGAGGTTGGACATGTCTTCAAGCTTGGCACGAAATATAGTGAGGCCCTTGGTGCGACGTTCCTTGATGAAAATGGAAAAGCTCAACCGATGATCATGGGTTGTTATGGCATTGGGGTTTCAAGAACGGTTGCTGCGATTGTCGAACAAAGCCATGATGAGAATGGGTTGGTTTGGCCAAAGGAAGTGACACCTTTTGATATCCACCTCGTTGCCATTAATAGCAAAAATGCTGATCAAAAAGAATTAGCAGATCAATTGTATGAGCAATTAAGGCAGGATCGTTTTGATGTGCTTTATGATGATCGCCCTGAACGAGCTGGCGTGAAATTCAAAGACTCTGACTTACTAGGGTTACCGATCCGTGTAGGTGTCGGAAAACGGGCAGCAGAAGGTATTGTTGAAGTGAAGTTACGTAAATCGGGAGAGATGTTTGAGGTTGAAGTGTCAAACCTGAAGGCCTTTTTAGAAGAGCAGTTTTTAACATTAGTTTAA
- the rseP gene encoding RIP metalloprotease RseP, which produces MNTLLSIIVIFGLLVFIHEWGHLYFAKRAGILCREFAIGFGPKVFSFKRDETVYTIRLLPLGGFVRMAGEDPEMIQIKPGYEIGLRFNQKGKVKDIVVNNKSKHPDARVVTVERIDLEKELVIEAYIDDEDGLQRYQVDEKADMIYDEQRTQIAPYDRQFGSKTVGQRALAIFAGPLMNFVLAFFILMVYALLQGIPVDESRIGDISPDGAAAEAGLQENDRIISIDGQPLETWEDLTTVIQQHPNQLLSFEIVRDGQIEVVNVTPQERLNPMEETEGFIGVLPANEFSIIGSIQYGVTETYLITSLIFEALGMLVTGQFSLDHLAGPVGIYNYTGEAASMGIFVLMRWAAMLSVNLGIINLLPLPALDGGRLMFIGLEAVRGKPIDPQKEGVVHFIGFALLMLLMLVVTWNDINKFFL; this is translated from the coding sequence GTGAATACATTACTATCAATTATTGTGATCTTTGGTTTGCTCGTATTTATCCATGAATGGGGGCATCTCTATTTTGCAAAACGAGCGGGGATTCTATGTCGTGAGTTTGCGATTGGCTTTGGGCCAAAAGTATTCTCCTTCAAAAGAGATGAGACGGTATATACGATTCGTCTATTACCGTTAGGTGGCTTTGTTCGCATGGCTGGTGAAGACCCGGAGATGATTCAAATTAAGCCCGGGTATGAGATTGGCCTTCGTTTTAATCAAAAAGGCAAAGTTAAAGATATTGTTGTCAATAACAAATCCAAACACCCTGATGCGAGGGTAGTGACCGTTGAACGAATTGATTTAGAAAAAGAGCTTGTTATTGAGGCCTATATCGATGATGAGGATGGGTTGCAACGTTATCAGGTCGATGAAAAGGCTGATATGATTTATGATGAACAACGAACGCAGATTGCTCCCTATGATCGTCAATTTGGTTCAAAAACGGTCGGACAACGGGCACTCGCTATTTTTGCAGGACCGTTAATGAACTTTGTGCTAGCGTTCTTTATTTTGATGGTTTATGCCTTACTTCAAGGGATTCCAGTTGATGAATCTCGGATCGGTGACATTTCTCCTGATGGTGCAGCTGCTGAAGCAGGCTTGCAAGAAAACGACCGAATCATTTCGATCGACGGTCAGCCATTAGAAACATGGGAGGATCTTACGACCGTTATCCAACAGCATCCGAATCAACTACTTAGTTTTGAAATTGTTCGCGATGGTCAAATTGAAGTGGTAAATGTAACACCACAAGAACGGCTTAATCCAATGGAGGAAACAGAAGGTTTCATCGGTGTATTACCTGCGAATGAATTTTCGATTATCGGCTCGATTCAATATGGGGTTACTGAAACCTATTTAATTACTTCACTCATCTTTGAAGCGTTAGGAATGCTAGTTACTGGTCAGTTTTCACTAGATCACTTAGCAGGTCCGGTTGGTATTTATAACTATACGGGTGAGGCTGCTTCTATGGGTATTTTTGTCCTTATGAGATGGGCAGCGATGTTAAGTGTGAATCTAGGGATCATTAATCTTCTTCCTCTACCAGCGCTTGATGGCGGACGTTTGATGTTTATTGGACTAGAGGCGGTTAGAGGAAAGCCAATTGACCCGCAAAAAGAAGGGGTTGTTCATTTTATTGGTTTTGCACTCCTGATGCTCTTAATGCTTGTTGTTACATGGAATGATATCAATAAATTCTTCTTGTAA
- a CDS encoding 1-deoxy-D-xylulose-5-phosphate reductoisomerase produces the protein MKKISLLGATGSIGTQTLDVIKQHHEQFSLVAMSVGRNLDLAIKQIKEFSPKIVSVLTKDDSDSLKLQIDSNIKVVYGEAGLIEVATFDKSDIVVNAVIGSVGLTPTLAAIEARKTVAIANKETLVTAGHIVTKQAKQYGVQLLPVDSEHSAIFQCLQGDQNDQVERLILTASGGSFRDRTRSQLEGVTVNEALNHPNWSMGAKITIDSATMMNKGLEVIEAHWLFQMSYEKIDVILHKESIIHSMVEFVDRGVIAQLGTPDMRVPIQYALTYPNRLELEGTDRLNLWEAGTLHFEQPDFNRYRCLQFAYDAGKVGGTMPTVLNAANEVAVDYFLQGKIPFLQIEAIIEQAMERHNGEQCPSLEVIKEVDVDSRHYVHSLLK, from the coding sequence ATGAAGAAGATTAGTTTATTAGGGGCAACTGGGTCAATTGGAACACAAACACTAGACGTTATAAAACAACACCACGAACAGTTTTCACTCGTTGCCATGTCAGTAGGAAGAAATTTAGATTTAGCGATTAAACAGATTAAGGAGTTCTCTCCGAAGATCGTCTCTGTTTTAACGAAGGACGATAGCGATTCACTTAAACTACAAATAGATAGTAACATTAAAGTGGTCTACGGCGAAGCGGGCTTAATTGAGGTTGCTACGTTTGACAAATCAGATATCGTTGTTAATGCAGTGATTGGCAGTGTTGGTCTGACACCTACATTAGCCGCGATCGAGGCTAGAAAAACAGTAGCGATCGCTAATAAAGAAACACTAGTTACTGCAGGCCATATTGTAACGAAACAAGCCAAGCAGTATGGTGTACAACTTCTTCCAGTCGATAGCGAGCATTCAGCAATTTTCCAATGTTTACAAGGTGATCAAAACGATCAAGTGGAACGCTTGATTTTAACGGCTTCTGGTGGGAGCTTCCGTGACCGTACACGATCACAACTTGAAGGGGTTACCGTCAATGAAGCCTTAAACCACCCAAATTGGTCAATGGGGGCAAAGATAACAATAGACTCTGCAACGATGATGAACAAAGGATTAGAGGTTATTGAAGCTCATTGGCTTTTTCAAATGTCATATGAGAAAATTGATGTTATTCTTCACAAAGAGAGCATCATCCATTCCATGGTTGAATTCGTTGACCGTGGTGTGATTGCTCAGCTAGGAACACCAGATATGCGTGTGCCGATTCAATATGCGCTTACGTATCCGAACCGACTTGAATTAGAGGGGACCGACAGGTTAAACTTATGGGAAGCAGGAACGCTTCATTTTGAACAGCCTGACTTTAACCGCTATCGTTGTTTGCAATTCGCTTATGATGCTGGGAAAGTTGGTGGAACGATGCCGACGGTCCTAAATGCGGCTAATGAAGTAGCGGTTGACTATTTTCTACAGGGTAAAATTCCATTTCTTCAAATCGAAGCGATAATCGAACAAGCGATGGAACGCCATAATGGTGAACAATGTCCGTCACTTGAGGTGATTAAAGAAGTTGACGTTGACTCCCGTCATTATGTGCACTCACTACTTAAATAA
- a CDS encoding phosphatidate cytidylyltransferase, with protein sequence MKQRIITGVIGGAFFVTMVVIGGLVFTLFITILASVAMAELLKMKKIPPFSLMGFVSFVLMWLLLLPSQWLHFSIFSSFTKVELFLFLILILLALTVVTKNSFTFDEAGFVILSSVYVGYGFHYLIMSRIVPDYGMEFLFLILFLIWATDSGAYFFGRKFGKRKLWPDISPKKTIEGSLGGVALAFVVGLAFHMFIPVFSATTLLLVILITSIFGQLGDLVESALKRHYVVKDSGNVLPGHGGVLDRFDSLIFVMPILHLLQLI encoded by the coding sequence ATGAAGCAGCGAATAATTACTGGAGTCATTGGTGGTGCTTTTTTTGTAACGATGGTGGTCATTGGGGGCCTTGTCTTTACATTATTTATAACCATACTTGCTTCGGTTGCAATGGCTGAGTTATTAAAAATGAAGAAGATACCTCCTTTTTCATTAATGGGTTTCGTAAGCTTTGTATTAATGTGGTTGCTACTTCTACCGAGTCAGTGGCTTCATTTTTCGATTTTCTCTAGTTTTACAAAGGTAGAATTGTTTTTGTTTTTAATCCTCATTTTGCTTGCGCTGACAGTAGTCACAAAAAACTCATTCACTTTTGATGAGGCCGGCTTTGTGATTTTATCTTCAGTGTATGTGGGTTATGGTTTTCATTATTTAATCATGAGTCGAATTGTTCCTGACTATGGGATGGAATTTTTATTTTTGATCCTGTTTCTGATTTGGGCGACAGATTCAGGTGCATACTTTTTTGGACGCAAGTTTGGCAAACGGAAGCTTTGGCCTGATATTAGCCCGAAGAAGACGATTGAAGGCTCACTGGGCGGGGTTGCACTGGCGTTTGTTGTCGGTCTTGCATTCCATATGTTTATTCCTGTATTTTCAGCAACGACATTACTTTTAGTGATCCTTATTACATCCATTTTTGGTCAGTTGGGTGATCTCGTTGAGTCAGCCTTAAAACGCCACTATGTTGTTAAAGACTCAGGTAATGTTTTGCCAGGTCATGGCGGTGTCCTAGATCGATTTGATAGTCTAATTTTTGTGATGCCGATTCTTCATTTGTTACAACTCATCTAA
- a CDS encoding isoprenyl transferase: protein MLEKFSKWKASKESPASPSTPIEQMKVPKHVAIIMDGNGRWAKNKGLPRVAGHREGMKVINKIVRKANELGVEVLSLYAFSTENWKRPKTEVDFLLRLPERFLSIELPKLIEENVQVRLMGSTENLPDHTLKAVTKAVESTKNNTGLILNFALNYGSRYEISEAVKRIARDVEAGVLSDADIDDELISSYLMTSELRDPDLLIRTSGEIRLSNFMLWQLAYSEFWFTDILWPDFSEEHFIEAIRVYQNRGRRYGGV, encoded by the coding sequence ATGCTTGAAAAATTCTCGAAATGGAAAGCGTCTAAAGAGAGTCCAGCCTCACCATCTACACCAATTGAACAAATGAAAGTGCCAAAGCATGTGGCGATCATTATGGATGGTAACGGTAGGTGGGCAAAAAATAAAGGTTTACCTAGGGTAGCGGGCCACCGTGAAGGAATGAAAGTCATTAATAAAATTGTTAGAAAAGCAAATGAACTCGGGGTAGAAGTGCTTTCTTTATATGCGTTCTCCACAGAAAATTGGAAACGACCGAAAACAGAGGTTGATTTTTTATTACGTCTACCTGAACGCTTTTTAAGTATTGAACTGCCAAAGTTAATCGAGGAAAATGTTCAAGTCCGGTTAATGGGTAGTACCGAGAATTTACCGGACCATACGCTTAAAGCAGTAACAAAAGCGGTAGAGAGTACGAAAAATAATACGGGGCTTATCCTTAATTTTGCCTTAAACTATGGGAGTCGCTACGAGATCTCTGAGGCGGTCAAAAGAATAGCAAGGGACGTTGAGGCAGGGGTTCTCTCAGATGCTGATATCGATGATGAGTTAATTTCCTCGTATTTAATGACGAGTGAATTACGTGATCCAGACTTACTCATCCGAACGAGTGGGGAAATACGGCTTAGTAACTTTATGCTTTGGCAGTTAGCGTACAGTGAATTTTGGTTCACTGACATCCTGTGGCCAGATTTTAGCGAGGAGCACTTTATCGAAGCCATTCGTGTCTATCAAAATCGGGGACGGCGTTATGGTGGTGTATAG
- the frr gene encoding ribosome recycling factor yields MSNETINNAEQRMKKAIESLQRELATLRAGRANPAILDKVTVEYYGAPTPLNQLATVSVPEARLLLIQPFDKSSVSDIEKAIQKADLGLSPSNDGTVIRIAIPALTEDRRKELVKLVKKYAEEAKVAIRNVRRDANDDLKKLQKDGEMTEDDLRRTTDEVQKVTDKHIYQIDDLAENKEKEIMEV; encoded by the coding sequence ATGTCAAATGAGACAATTAATAATGCAGAACAACGAATGAAAAAAGCAATCGAATCGTTGCAACGTGAGCTTGCTACACTACGAGCAGGACGTGCAAATCCTGCGATTCTTGATAAAGTAACAGTTGAATATTACGGTGCTCCAACACCGCTAAATCAGTTAGCGACAGTTTCAGTACCAGAGGCAAGACTTTTACTCATTCAACCTTTTGATAAGTCATCAGTTTCTGATATTGAAAAAGCGATTCAAAAAGCAGATCTTGGTTTAAGTCCTTCGAATGATGGTACAGTTATCCGTATTGCGATACCTGCATTAACAGAAGATCGACGTAAAGAACTCGTGAAATTAGTAAAAAAATATGCTGAAGAGGCAAAAGTTGCGATCCGTAACGTCCGTCGCGATGCGAACGATGATTTGAAAAAGTTACAAAAAGACGGTGAGATGACTGAAGATGATTTACGCCGTACAACAGATGAAGTACAAAAAGTCACAGATAAACACATTTATCAAATTGACGACCTTGCGGAAAATAAAGAAAAAGAAATCATGGAAGTATAA